One region of Solanum pennellii chromosome 6, SPENNV200 genomic DNA includes:
- the LOC107021294 gene encoding isoflavone reductase homolog, whose protein sequence is MVKSKVLVVGGTGYIGKRIVKASLAAGHTTYVLQRSEIGLDIDKLQMLLSFKEQGARLVEASFSDHRSLVEAVKEVDVVICTMSGVHFRSHNILLQLKLVEAIKEAGNIKRFFPSEFGMDPALMGDAIEPGRVTFDEKMEVRKAIEEAQIPYTYISANCFAGYFVGNLSQLGTLVPPKHKVCLYGDGNVKVVYMDEDDVATYTIKSIDDPRTMNKTVYLRPPENIMTQRELIAKWEKLKGTQLDKISISQQDFLSSMKEMDYAGQVGVGHFYHIFYEGCLTNFEIGQNAEEASALYPEVCYTRMDEYLKRFLN, encoded by the exons ATGGTAAAAAGCAAGGTTCTTGTTGTAGGTGGAACCGGTTATATAGGCAAGAGAATTGTGAAGGCTAGTTTAGCTGCAGGACATACAACGTATGTCCTGCAACGGTCGGAGATCGGCCTCGATATCGACAAACTACAGATGTTGTTGTCGTTTAAAGAGCAAGGTGCTCGACTTGTCGAGGCCTCGTTCTCCGACCATCGGAGCCTAGTGGAGGCTGTGAAAGAGGTGGATGTTGTTATATGCACCATGTCCGGTGTGCATTTCAGAAGTCACAATATATTGTTGCAACTCAAGTTGGTTGAGGCCATAAAAGAAGCTGGAAATATTAAG CGATTTTTTCCATCGGAATTTGGTATGGATCCAGCACTAATGGGAGATGCAATAGAACCAGGAAGAGTAACATTTGATGAGAAAATGGAAGTGAGAAAAGCCATAGAAGAAGCTCAAATTCCTTATACTTACATTTCTGCTAATTGTTTTGCTGGTTATTTTGTTGGCAACCTTTCTCAACTTGGAACTCTTGTTCCTCCAAAACACAAAGTTTGTCTCTATGGAGATGGCAATGTTAAAG TGGTATACATGGATGAAGATGACGTGGCAACATACACTATAAAAAGTATAGATGATCCAAGGACAATGAACAAGACAGTGTACCTTAGACCACCGGAAAACATTATGACCCAAAGGGAATTGATAGCTAAGTGGGAAAAGCTTAAAGGAACACAACTTGACAAAATTAGTATCTCTCAACAAGACTTCCTATCTTCCATGAAAG AAATGGACTATGCTGGGCAGGTAGGAGTGGGACATTTCTACCACATATTCTATGAAGGTTGTTTAACTAACTTTGAAATTGGACAAAATGCTGAAGAAGCCTCTGCTCTCTACCCTGAAGTTTGTTATACTCGTATGGACGAATATCTAAAACGCTTTCTTAATTaa
- the LOC107021359 gene encoding uncharacterized protein LOC107021359 — protein sequence MQRWCSKLRSLAALRSTPNTHHYPLTPYRLLHTATNSIINKPFTQSILSPTFKPLCHGGPVSFPAHSSLLPLSFMQVRYITAKQRKRKLKSRKPMTPITSKVKKIKMKFYSSYKDRFRVMKDGQIRRWKEGKRHNAHLKSKKSKRRLRQPATVPLAYAKVMKKLSFC from the exons ATGCAGAGATGGTGCTCTAAGCTCCGGTCCCTCGCCGCTCTCCGTTCAACTCCAAATACCCATCACTACCCTCTTACTCCTTATCGTCTTCTCCACACTGCTACCAATTCCATTATTAACAAACCCTTCACACAGTCAATACTCTCTCCCACCTTTAAACCCCTTTGCCATGGTGGCCCTGTTTCGTTCCCCGCTCACTCGTCTCTCCTCCCTCTTTCT TTCATGCAAGTGCGGTACATCACTGCGAAACAGAGGAAAAGGAAGTTGAAAAGCAGGAAGCCCATGACTCCAATCACATCAAAAGTCaagaaaatcaaaatgaaattttattc GTCTTATAAGGACAGATTTCGTGTGATGAAGGATGGCCAGATTAGGCGCTGGAAAGAGGGGAAGAGACACAATGCACATTTAAAG TCTAAGAAATCAAAACGTCGGCTCAGGCAACCTGCTACGGTCCCTTTGGCTTATGCAAAAGTGATGAAGAAGCTCAGTTTCTGTTGA
- the LOC107021295 gene encoding myb family transcription factor PHL11-like produces MYNAIDRMGSNLYENDGVVMTRDPKPRLRWTAELHQQFVDAVTKLGGPDKATPKLVLRLMGLKGLTLYHLKSHLQKYRLGQLAKKQNAAEANKENSGDSSGQFGLHSSGPSTSSLSMNFMQGEVPTTEAVMSQIQVQKILQEQLQVQQKLQMRIEAQGKYLQAILDKAKKNLPDNMNSPNAPEATSSHLPAFNSPLSNLMDYGENRDYNIELPTSNYIVEKEQKKDMNLYKLKEDSINFDLNSRSSYI; encoded by the exons atgtataatgcaatTGATAGGATGGGAAGTAATTTGTATGAGAATGATGGGGTGGTGATGACAAGAGACCCAAAGCCAAGATTGAGGTGGACTGCTGAATTACATCAACAATTTGTTGATGCTGTCACTAAGCTTGGTGGTCCTGATA AAGCAACTCCCAAATTAGTACTGAGGTTAATGGGCTTGAAGGGTTTGACACTATACCATTTGAAGAGTCATTTGCAG AAGTATAGACTTGGACAGCTGGCCAAGAAACAAAATGCAGCCGAAGCAAACAAAGAGAACAGCG GGGACTCCTCTGGACAGTTTGGTTTGCATTCCTCAGGCCCCAGTACCTCTTCATTAAGTATGAACTTTATGCAAGG AGAAGTCCCAACCACGGAGGCAGTAATGTCTCAGATTCAAGTTCAGAAAATATTACAGGAGCAGCTTCAG GTGCAACAGAAACTGCAAATGCGAATAGAAGCACAAGGTAAGTATTTGCAAGCAATATTAGATAAAGCTAAGAAGAACCTCCCAGACAACATGAACTCTCCTAATGCACCGGAAGCAACAAGCTCTCATCTCCCTGCTTTCAATTCACCTCTGTCAAATTTGATGGATTATGGAGAGAACCGGGACTACAACATAGAGCTACCAACGTCTAATTACATCGtggagaaagaacaaaagaaggATATGAATCTTTATAAGCTCAAAGAAGATTCCATTAATTTCGATTTGAACTCCAGAAGTAGCTATATATGA